A window of the Planococcus citri chromosome 4, ihPlaCitr1.1, whole genome shotgun sequence genome harbors these coding sequences:
- the LOC135845096 gene encoding uncharacterized protein LOC135845096 codes for MVPRTIFFSIFIIQWQKIAVKSDEDFAQLARSEYFIDKSDMIKVFFNPSKASYHFITCPPGFGKSTNLQMLKLFANIVVDKNGSEVSYTKTQAFQVFGNLRIVKLHESGDFIERHMTQYPIVHLELATNKSILEISSEYDIVSYLNERLASCFKDYEWLLEIPREQFIRNKKKMGLQEISFLEKLRDRNLSKTDAVDGLYSLCRIVSLYFDRKVIVLVDQYDHMINSYAIWTSNRTVSKIYSAINTMLALALGDQRFVQNWMLLGTSSMPFRGSYLTFSDFNHHSFLNEHLFTPYFGFTELEMRQLFRKFKCSMEEKIDIQEYYNGYVTRGTKTPMYNPASVTKYFSTRISVGRKHMSSALKSYWSTRDEKEFLLRLLKNLPGFKTDLKKLISRDSISFKLTKNFFKKDLRVFRDLNITNKHFYIKHYNLAMSFLFEHGYLVPSLLVGERVNDYKVPNNEIAIELDAVLEEFKAKKSKTSIGLDYSLPDLSLYEDDDSTLEQKSHQGAVNELYNEFLSLNMSRKFCLSGPNTGC; via the coding sequence ATGGTCCCCCGAACGATATTCTTCAGCATTTTCATCATccaatggcaaaaaattgcggTCAAAAGCGACGAAGATTTCGCCCAACTCGCCAGATCCGAGTACTTCATCGACAAGAGCGATATGATAAAGGTGTTCTTCAATCCATCCAAAGCGTCTTATCACTTCATCACCTGCCCACCAGGATTCGGTAAATCGACTAATCTGCAAATGCTCAAGTTATTCGCCAATATCGTGGTGGATAAAAATGGATCCGAGGTGAGTTACACCAAAACTCAGGCTTTTCaagtatttggaaatttaagaATCGTAAAATTACACGAATCCGGTGATTTTATCGAACGACACATGACTCAGTATCCCATCGTTCATTTAGAGCTAGCGACTAATAAAAGCATCTTGGAGATTAGCAGCGAATACGATATCGTATCTTATTTAAATGAACGATTGGCGTCGTGTTTCAAAGACTACGAGTGGCTTTTAGAGATTCCTCGAGAACAATTTATTCGCAATAAAAAAAAGATGGGATTACAggagatttcatttttggagaaattacgCGATCGAAATTTAAGTAAAACCGATGCTGTTGATGGCCTATACAGTTTATGTAGAATCGTATCTTTATACTTCGATAGAAAAGTTATCGTTTTGGTCGATCAATACGATCATATGATTAATAGTTACGCAATTTGGACTTCGAATCGAACAGTGAGCAAGATTTATTCGGCGATAAACACAATGTTAGCGTTGGCTCTGGGTGATCAACGATTTGTGCAGAATTGGATGCTCCTAGGCACGAGCAGTATGCCTTTTCGAGGCAGCTACTTGACTTTCAGCGATTTCAATCATCATTCTTTCCTCAACGAGCATCTCTTCACACCTTACTTCGGATTCACCGAACTCGAGATGAGACAActattcagaaaattcaaatgctcgatGGAAGAGAAAATCGATATCCAAGAATATTACAACGGTTATGTAACTCGAGGTACGAAAACACCCATGTATAATCCCGCTTCTGTAACGAAGTATTTCTCAACCAGAATTAGCGTAGGGAGAAAGCACATGTCTTCGGCACTCAAGAGCTACTGGAGTACTCGAGACGAAAAAGAATTCTTGCTAAGGCTACTGAAAAATCTACCTGGTTTTAAAACCGATCTAAAGAAACTCATATCACGCGATTCTATCAGCTTTAAATTaactaagaattttttcaaaaaagatctcAGGGTATTTCGCGACTTGAATATCACCAATAAGCATTTCTACATAAAGCACTACAACTTGGCGATGAGCTTTTTATTCGAACACGGTTACCTGGTTCCGAGTTTATTGGTAGGAGAACGAGTTAACGATTATAAAGTGCCAAATAATGAAATCGCTATCGAATTGGATGCTGTGTTGGAAGAatttaaagcgaaaaaatccaaaacgagTATAGGGTTGGATTATTCTTTGCCTGATTTATCGCTCTACGAAGATGATGATTCTACTTTAGAGCAGAAAAGTCATCAAGGAGCAGTTAATGAATTATACAATGAGTTTTTAAGCCTGAATATGTCGCGCAAATTTTGTTTAAGTGGGCCGAATACTGGTTGCTGA
- the LOC135845097 gene encoding uncharacterized protein LOC135845097: protein MLPKAFIFVALTHLHLFRVNGEADFEKLRLTKYFVDKTELIATFFDDELLPYHYITYPNGFGKSINLQMLKLFANIVVDEHGHPVNYQYTQTYHIFQGLKIFKHHDVIKNHLAQHPVLHLSFVKMKNISDEFILGYLNERLRACFEDYEWLIPLLNDDKIMNKKLQKFRIGLQEIDFLKNIYWQRLNLADAVRGLQTLSKILTVYFGKRTIILIDQYDQVLGSSPIEWDETAKYVYNIINAMIAHALEGHEKVDRALIFGTNTMLPFRESHIILNRIRHYPFLSEHIFDRFFGFSAHEMKKLHSTFKCSSDEIHGLREYYNGYKIFDSHETIFNPRSVIQYFSHKHGNKTSFRRYWKEEERILESFVADEKFKNVLINLTRDIPVSFNVTDVYSESDYRRYCENRKDDLMLTFLFDRGYLTPMMNNDHLFVIPNYEIKLDIENELEYSGVKFESKKWTRIIPTHNAGNQKPLDNSTGTKHLS, encoded by the coding sequence ATGCTACCTAAGGCCTTCATTTTCGTCGCATTGACCCATCTACACCTTTTCCGGGTGAATGGAGAAGCAGATTTCGAAAAACTCCGATTAACCAAATACTTCGTCGATAAAACCGAACTGATAGCAACTTTCTTCGACGACGAATTACTCCCTTATCACTACATCACATACCCGAACGGATTCGGCAAATCGATCAACTTACAAATGCTGAAATTATTCGCAAACATCGTCGTTGACGAGCACGGACACCCGGTGAATTACCAATACACCCAAACTTACCATATATTccaaggtttgaaaattttcaaacaccacGACGTGATTAAAAACCATCTAGCTCAACATCCAGTACTGCACTTGTCGttcgtgaaaatgaaaaacatctcGGACGAATTCATCTTAGGATACTTAAACGAACGTTTACGAGCCTGTTTCGAAGATTACGAATGGTTAATTCCGCTCCTGAATGATgacaaaataatgaataaaaaacttcaaaaatttcgcaTAGGATTACAAGAGatagactttttgaaaaacatatacTGGCAGAGATTAAACTTAGCCGATGCTGTGAGAGGATTACAAACACTGAGTAAAATTCTAACCGTGTATTTCGGTAAAAGGACCATCATATTGATCGATCAATACGATCAGGTTTTAGGTTCATCGCCCATAGAATGGGACGAGACGGCGAAATACGTTTATAATATAATCAACGCTATGATCGCTCATGCTCTCGAAGGCCATGAAAAAGTGGACCGAGCTTTGATTTTTGGCACAAATACGATGTTGCCGTTTCGTGAAAGtcatattattttgaatcgAATCAGGCATTATCCTTTTTTAAGCGAACATATTTTCGATAGGTTTTTCGGATTTTCGGCTcacgagatgaaaaaattacacagcACGTTTAAGTGTTCTTCAGACGAGATACATGGTTTGAGGGAATATTACAACGGATACAAGATTTTCGACTCGCACGAGACTATATTTAATCCTCGATCGGTGATACAGTATTTTTCCCATAAACATGGCAATAAAACATCTTTCAGACGTTACTGGAAAGAAGAAGAGAGAATTTTGGAATCATTCGTGGCGGACGAGAAGTTCAAAAACGTTCTTATTAATTTGACTCGAGATATTCCAGTATCGTTTAATGTTACCGATGTTTACTCCGAATCGGATTACAGGAGGtattgtgaaaatagaaaagaTGATCTAATGCTGACTTTTTTGTTCGATCGAGGATACTTGACTCCGATGATGAATAACGATCATTTATTCGTGATACCgaattatgaaattaaattagaTATTGAGAATGAATTGGAATATAGCGGAGTAaaattcgaatcgaaaaaatggacTCGAATTATTCCAACTCACAATGCAGGAAATCAGAAACCTTTGGATAATTCGACGGGAACGAAGCATCTAAGCTGA